The region TTTCCTGGGGATCTGGGACGGCGACCAGTGTGTGGGCACCGCGGGGGCGTTCTCCTTCCGGGTCACCGTCCCCGGCGGCACCTCCGTACCGGCCGCGGGCATCACGATGGTGAGCGTCGCGGCCACCCACCGGCGGCGCGGGCTGCTGACGTCGATGATGCGGCGGCAGCTGGACGACATCCGCTCATGGGGCGAACCGCTCGCCGTGCTGACCGCGTCGGAGCCGGTGATCTACGGCCGGTTCGGCTACGGCATCGCGACCCACCAGTACAACGTCGAGATCGACACGACCCGGGTACGGCTGTCCGTACCGCCCGGCACCGATGACGTACGTCTGCGGTACGCCACGCCTGCGGACGTACTCGACGCTTGCGAGGCGGTGTACGCGCGGCTGGTCCCGGGCCGGCCCGGGATGCTGGCGCGGCGGCCCGGCTGGGACCGGGCGATGCTGCTCGACCCGGAGAGCGAGCGGGACGGGGCGTCGCCGTTGCAGTGCGTGGTCGCCGAGCGGGACGACGAGATCGTGGGCTACGCCCGGTACCGGATCAAGCAGGACGGCGACCACCGCGGGGCCGGGTTCACCGTCCGCCTCGACCAACTGGAGGCGCTCGACCCGGCGTCGCACGCGGCGCTGTGGCGGTTCCTCTTCGAGATCGACCTGACGTCCACGCTGCACGCCCGCGGTCGCCCCGTCGACGAGGCGTGGCAGCACATGGTGTCCGACATCCGCCGCTGCGCGGTGCGGATGCGGGACGCGCTGCATGTGCGGCTCGTGGACGTCGGTGCCGCGCTGGAGGCGCGGACGTATCAGGCGCCGGTGGACGTGGTGTTCGAGGTGGAGGACGTGTTCTGCCCCTGGAACGAGGGGCGTTGGCGGCTCACCGGGGACGCCAAGGGCGCGACCTGTGTGCGTACGTCGGACGCCGCCGATCTCGCGCTGTCCGTACGGGAGTTGGGGGCGGCGTATCTCGGCGGGGTGTCCCTGGCCTCGCTCGCGGCGGCGGGGCGGGTGCGGGAGTTGCGGCAGGGCGCGCTCGCGGAGGCCTCGGTGGGCTTCTCGTCTGCGGTCGCACCCTGGTTGCCGCACGGGTTCTAGCCCCCCGGGGGGCCGAACCCGGTTCAGCGGTTCTGGCAGGTCGGGCACCAGAAGAGGTTGCGGGCGGCGAGATCGGCGGTGCGGATCTCGCCGCCACAGATGTGGCAGGGCAGGTTGGCCCTGCGGTACACGTACACCTCGCCGCCGTGGTCGTCCACGCGCGGTGGGCGGCCCATGGCGTCCGGGGTGTGTTCCGGGCGGACGGTGTCGATGCGGTTGTTGCGGACGCCCTCGCGCATGAGTGCCACCAGGTCCGTCCAGATCGCGTCCCACTGCGTCGGGGTGACGTCCTTCCCCGTGCGGTACGGATCGATGCCGTGACGGAAGAGGACTTCTGCGCGGTAGACGTTCCCCACGCCCGCGATGATCTTCTGGTCCATGAGGAGGGCGGCGATCGTCGTACGGCTGCGGGAGACGCGGTGGTACGCCGCCGACGGGTCCGCGTCCGCGCGGAGGGGGTCCGGGCCGAGGCGGGCGTGTATCGCCTGCTTCTCGTCGTCCGTGATCAGGGCGCAGGTGGTGGGGCCGCGGAGGTCGACGTACGACGTGGCGTTCGCGAGGCGGAGGCGGACCGTGTCGGTGGGGGGTGGGGCGGGGGCGTCGCCGAAGTTCACCTTGCCGAAGAGGCCGAGGTGGATGTGGATCCAGTCGGCGGTGCGGAAGGCGAGGAAGAGGTGTTTGCCGTGGGCGTCGGCGTGTTCGAGGGGGGTGCCGTCGAGGAGGGTGGCGGCGTCGGTGAACTTGCCCTGGGGGCTGGTGACGCGGGTGGGCCCGCCTGCGAACCTGGCCGCGTAGTCCTCGGCCAGCCGGTGAATCGTGTGCCCCTCGGGCACGGGGTCCTCCTCGTGCAGCAGTGTCTTCTACGGCGCCGACGGCTCGGAGGTTGTCTCGCCCCCGCCGCCCCTACCCGTCCCATCCCCAGGGGCTCCGCCCCTTCAACCCCACCGAGGGCTCCGCCCCCGAACCTCCACGGGGCTCCGCCCCTGCACCCCGCCGGGGGCACGCCCCCAAACCCCACGGGGCTCCGCCCCGAACCTCCGCGGGGCATAGCCCCTGCACCCCGCCAGGGGCACGCCCCCGAACCCCCCGTGGGGCTCCGCCCCTGCACCCCGCCGGGGGCTGCCGCCCCCTGGACCCCTGCGGGGCTGCGCCCCGGACCTCCCGCATCGGCCTGCACGGCCTCGTCCTCAAACGCCGGACGGGCTGGAGGTGCGGGCCGGGGTGGGTGGGCTTGTCCTCTGGCGCCGGACGGGCTGGAGACTTGGGCCGGGGTGGGGTCTTCAGGGGCGCGGGGAACTGCGCGACCAGCCCCCACCGGCCCGCGGACGAAGGCGGACGGGGGATCCGGGGCGCAGCCCCGATCCCTCAAGGGGCGCGGGGAACTGCGCGAGCAACCCCCACCCACCCGCGGTCGAAGAACTCCGCGCGGACGGGGATCCGGGGCGCAGCCCCGTCCCCCTGGGCAACCCCCATCCGCCCGCGGCTGAAGGCTCAGGCCTGCTGGGGGTGGTGGGGCGGGACGGGCGGGAGGTCGCCGGTCTTTTCGTAGGCCGACAGCATGTCGATGCGGCGAATGTGGCGCTCGTCACCGGAGAAGGGCGTGGAGAGGAAGACCTCCACGAACTTCGTCGCCTCCTCCTCGGAGTGCATCCGCGCACCCACCGCCACCACGTTGGCGTTGTTGTGCTGCCGCCCCAGCGACGCCGTCTCCTCGCTCCAGGCGAGCGCGGCACGAACCCCGGCCACCTTGTTCGCCGCGATCTGCTCCCCGTTGCCGGAGCCGCCGATCACGATGCCGAGGGCCTCGGGATCGGCCGCCGTACGCTCCGCCGCGCGGAGGCAGAACGGCGGGTAGTCGTCCTGGGCGTCGTAGATGAGGGGCCCGCAATCGACGGGCTCGTGCCCGGCGGCCTTGAGCCACTCGACGAGGTGGTTCTTGAGTTCGAAACCGGCATGATCGGAGCCGAGATACACGCGCATGGTCCGAGTGTGACACGGCCGTTTCGGATCGACCTCGCCGGGTGTCACCGGCGAAAACTGTGAGCAAGGCTACAAACCTCAAGGAAACCTCAAGTAACGATCTGGATTCAAAGGTTCACGAATTCCTTTGCCTCCGATTCACTGGACCGGCTCGTTACAGGGTCCCTACAAGGGCCCGCTCGGGTCCGTACACCGCTCGTACGGGAATCTGCTCACCCGGCGCAAAGGAATCCCCCTCTATGACCTCGCAGCCGACCCCCACAAAGGCCGCAAGCGGCCCCGGAGGCCCCGGAGAACCCGGTTCGGGCCTCCAGGCCGGACTCAAGAACCGTCATCTGACCATGATCGCCATTGGTGGCGTCATCGGAGCCGGCCTCTTCGTGGGCTCCAGCTCCGGTATCGCCACCGCGGGCCCCGGAATCCTCCTCTCCTACGCTCTCGTCGGCACGCTCGTGGTGCTGGTGATGCGGATGCTGGGCGAGATGTCCGCCGCGAACCCGACCTCCGGTTCGTTCTCCGCGCACGCGGACCGCGCCCTCGGGCGCTGGGCCGGCTTCTCGATCGGCTGGCTGTACTGGTTCTTCTGGGTGGTCGTGCTGGCCGTCGAGGCGACCGCGGGAGCCAAGATCCTCGAAGGGTGGATGCCC is a window of Streptomyces sp. NBC_00271 DNA encoding:
- a CDS encoding ribose-5-phosphate isomerase; protein product: MRVYLGSDHAGFELKNHLVEWLKAAGHEPVDCGPLIYDAQDDYPPFCLRAAERTAADPEALGIVIGGSGNGEQIAANKVAGVRAALAWSEETASLGRQHNNANVVAVGARMHSEEEATKFVEVFLSTPFSGDERHIRRIDMLSAYEKTGDLPPVPPHHPQQA
- a CDS encoding GNAT family N-acetyltransferase, giving the protein MTTDLRVLRQPEWNTWYDNLLRAFGGVPESSEEREVMNALTEYDRFLGIWDGDQCVGTAGAFSFRVTVPGGTSVPAAGITMVSVAATHRRRGLLTSMMRRQLDDIRSWGEPLAVLTASEPVIYGRFGYGIATHQYNVEIDTTRVRLSVPPGTDDVRLRYATPADVLDACEAVYARLVPGRPGMLARRPGWDRAMLLDPESERDGASPLQCVVAERDDEIVGYARYRIKQDGDHRGAGFTVRLDQLEALDPASHAALWRFLFEIDLTSTLHARGRPVDEAWQHMVSDIRRCAVRMRDALHVRLVDVGAALEARTYQAPVDVVFEVEDVFCPWNEGRWRLTGDAKGATCVRTSDAADLALSVRELGAAYLGGVSLASLAAAGRVRELRQGALAEASVGFSSAVAPWLPHGF
- a CDS encoding Fpg/Nei family DNA glycosylase, with the protein product MPEGHTIHRLAEDYAARFAGGPTRVTSPQGKFTDAATLLDGTPLEHADAHGKHLFLAFRTADWIHIHLGLFGKVNFGDAPAPPPTDTVRLRLANATSYVDLRGPTTCALITDDEKQAIHARLGPDPLRADADPSAAYHRVSRSRTTIAALLMDQKIIAGVGNVYRAEVLFRHGIDPYRTGKDVTPTQWDAIWTDLVALMREGVRNNRIDTVRPEHTPDAMGRPPRVDDHGGEVYVYRRANLPCHICGGEIRTADLAARNLFWCPTCQNR